One genomic region from Quercus robur chromosome 4, dhQueRobu3.1, whole genome shotgun sequence encodes:
- the LOC126723134 gene encoding ubiquitin C-terminal hydrolase 12-like — MEPKSSNELAITRTARHFRPTHFLLKIQSYSLLCETGVEKYESGVFEAGGHKWRLSLYPKGNKKMNGTDHISLYLSIVDTEKYSLGWEVYATFKLFVFDQIRDKFLTIQDAEGMIRRFHDIKMEWGFDKFLPLDSFNDLPNGYLVNDCCVFGAEVFVHERSAKRDYLSMIKEPSNRIMTWKIENYSTQQDKVPIYSRIYVVGDLKWKLLVYPKGIHDGANKAISVFLYSVDCVTPDLKIFAEFKLRIKDQINHKHAEEKAKYWFSATFSDWGFSQLLLRKDLGDASKGFLVDDTLIVEAEIMVMSIAK; from the exons CAATCACAAGAACAGCAAGACATTTTCGTCCAACTCATTTCTTACTTAAAATACAATCATACTCTTTATTGTGCGAGACTGGGGTGGAAAAATACGAGTCTGGTGTTTTTGAAGCTGGGGGGCACAAATG GAGGTTGTCTCTCTATCCAAAAGGAAACAAGAAAATGAATGGGACTGATCACATCTCCCTTTATTTGTCAATAGTTGATACAGAAAAGTATTCTCTTGGTTGGGAGGTTTATGCCACCTTCAAATTGTTCGTGTTTGATCAGATACGGGACAAGTTCTTGACCATTCAAG ATGCTGAAGGGATGATTAGAAGATTCCATGACATTAAGATGGAATGGGGCTTTGACAAATTTCTCCCTCTTGATTCTTTCAATGATCTTCCTAATGGATACCTTGTCAATGATTGTTGTGTATTTGGTGCTGAGGTTTTTGTTCATGAACGTAGTGCCAAACGAGACTATCTGTCCATGATAAAAGAACCTTCTAACCGAATTATGACTTGGAAGATTGAAAACTATTCAACACAACAAGATAAAGTACCCATTTATTCCCGCATATACGTTGTTGGAGATTTAAAATg GAAACTACTGGTTTATCCCAAGGGAATTCATGACGGAGCAAACAAAGCCATTTCCGTCTTCCTCTACTCAGTTGATTGTGTTACACCAGACCTCAAAATTTTTGCAGAATTCAAGCTGCGGATAAAGGACCAAATCAACCATAAACATGCAGAAGAAAAAg CTAAATACTGGTTCTCTGCCACATTTAGCGACTGGGGTTTTTCGCAACTTTTGCTTCGAAAAGATCTTGGCGATGCATCCAAGGGGTTTCTTGTTGATGATACCTTGATTGTAGAAGCAGAAATTATGGTTATGTCTATTGCAAAGTAG